The genomic stretch TTCTCCCACAGGAATAAGCTTACAGCAAGGGGATCCTTCCACGGGTTGGACAGACCAGCCCTCTTCATCTTCTATAAAGAGCCAGGGAGGTCGTTCATACGGAGTTGCCAATGGCTCTTTACCTTGATCGGTACGAATGTAATCGATCTCGATTTCTCGATCCCCATTTGGAGGAGATAGGGCAGTTATTTCCCTTTTCGCCTCTTCTCCCCTTCTTCCTTTTTCCTTTTCCTTCTTTTCCCTGGCTTTGGTGGATAAGAGTTCGGTCGTAAGAGTTTCCTCTGGCTGGGGTTCGCGGGAATAGACCAACAACAGACCAACTTGAGTGATATTTCCTGTCCAGGCAGGAACCGTACTCATATCCAGCGTATACTCATGAAAATAAGGATCATCGGCTAGTATAAACTTCTTTTGCTTAAGAGGAGCCAAATTTGATGAATAGGTTGCAAAGGAAGTATAAACCGAGGGAATATACTCTCGATTAATATCTAAATCCCATACCTTATCTGCTTCTGTAATAAACAGAAAATATCCTTCCAGGCTATTCCTGGCTCTTAATCGAATCCGGATATACTTTGTAGTTGTTGCATCGATTAGAGGTTTACCTTCTCTAGAAACCATGAAAGCGCGGTTGCCTTCTCTTAATACGGTCCGCAAAATTCCTTCATGAACCTTAAAAGGGGCCAGGGATCCTTTAGGAGTCCATCCTTCGGGATCTTTGGAAAATTCCCAGGGTGGAAAAGGAGGGATCTCCCTTCGATATACCTCAAAGGTTTTAAGGCCACGGAGCTCTCGACCCTTAGTATCCACGGTCGGAATAGTCCATTCCAGTTGAACGTGCCCATCTTGAACCACTGCAGTAAGATCTGTAATATTCGCCGGTACGACAGGTGCCGGCGCCTTTGGTGGCCCTGCCCGACCACAGCTTATATTTATTAAGCTTACAAAAAATACTAAAATACCAATAAGCCGCAAATCCACTTAAACCCAAACCGATGGAAAAACAGGAGGGCAGGAAATAGAGTATGTCATTTTCTATACATTAAATGAGACGTTTGACCTACTCCCCCATTTCCCCATCTTTTATTCCCTGTGCTTCTGTCTCTCCAGGTCTCCCAGCCGCTTTTTGGCCTCTTCAATGGCCTTTACGACACACTCCCGAGCCGTACCTCCCCGGCTCTTTCGGCTGTTGATAGATTCTGAAACTTGAATGACCTGGAGGATATCAGAATCAAAATCCTTGGAAAACTTGTGAAATTCTTCTAGATCTAAATCTAGAAGCTTTTTCCCCTGCTCCAGGCAGTAGCGGATAAGGTTTCCGGTAATTTCGTGGGCTACCCGGAAGGGAATACCTTTTCGAACCAGATAATCTGCCACATCGGTGGCGGTAGAAAATCCATCGTTTGCCGCCTGAAAGGTTCTGGATCGATTCACTTTGATTTCTAAAAGAAGTTCAGAAAGAATTTGTAAAGAAGCTTTTACGGTATCGATCACTTCGAAGATGGGTTCCTTATCTTCCTGCATATCCCTGTTATAGGCTAAAGGGAGAGACTTCATGGTCGTTAAGAGGGAGATGAGAGCTCCATAGACCCTTCCGGTTTTCCCCCGGATGAGTTCAGGTACGTCCGGGTTTTTCTTTTGAGGCATGATACTACTTCCCGTACAGAAGGCATCACTCAATTCGATAAAACCAAACTCGGCAGAGGACCATAAAACCAACTCTTCACAGAGTCGACTCAAGTGCATCATCACCAGGGAGGCGGCCGAAGCTGTCTCAATAACAAAATCCCGATCACTCACCGCATCAATACTGTTTCTGGAAACTTCTTGAAATCCCAACTCCCAGGCCACAAACTCCCGGTCAATAGGAAAAGAAGTACCGGCCAATGCGGCGGAACCTAAAGGTAACACATTCACTCGCTTTTGACAATCTTGAAAGCGCTCCTTATCCCGTTCCAGCATCTCAAAGTAGGCCATTACATGATGGGCAAAAAGGATGGGTTGTGCTCTCTGCAGGTGGGTATAACCCGGCAGGATGACCTCTAAATTATTTTCGGCTAACGTCAGCAGGGAAAGCTGAGTTTGTTGAATGAGATCAATGAGTTGCTGGATTTCCTCTCTTAGATAAAGTCTGAGATCCAGGGCGACTTGATCATTTCGGCTTCTGGCGGTATGAAGCTTACCACCTACCTCTCCGATTTTCTCGATAAGGCGTCTTTCAATAGCCATATGGATATCTTCTAATTCTGTCAAAAAGGCAAACTCACCCCGCTGGATTTCGGCCAGTATTTCTTCCAGGCCTTGAACGATCTGTTTAGATTCGGCTTCCGTAATAATCCCGCATTTTCCCAGCATCCTGGCATGGGCAATGCTTCCCTGGATGTCCTGTTTGTAAAGCCGTTTATCGAAATGGATGGAAGCCGTAAATTCTTCGACGA from Candidatus Limnocylindrales bacterium encodes the following:
- the argH gene encoding argininosuccinate lyase, with amino-acid sequence MSQKPWGGRFTRDTSKIVEEFTASIHFDKRLYKQDIQGSIAHARMLGKCGIITEAESKQIVQGLEEILAEIQRGEFAFLTELEDIHMAIERRLIEKIGEVGGKLHTARSRNDQVALDLRLYLREEIQQLIDLIQQTQLSLLTLAENNLEVILPGYTHLQRAQPILFAHHVMAYFEMLERDKERFQDCQKRVNVLPLGSAALAGTSFPIDREFVAWELGFQEVSRNSIDAVSDRDFVIETASAASLVMMHLSRLCEELVLWSSAEFGFIELSDAFCTGSSIMPQKKNPDVPELIRGKTGRVYGALISLLTTMKSLPLAYNRDMQEDKEPIFEVIDTVKASLQILSELLLEIKVNRSRTFQAANDGFSTATDVADYLVRKGIPFRVAHEITGNLIRYCLEQGKKLLDLDLEEFHKFSKDFDSDILQVIQVSESINSRKSRGGTARECVVKAIEEAKKRLGDLERQKHRE